The segment CGGAGTTACCGCGAAGAAGATTTATCCGAAATTTTAAAACTTCATAGCGATACCATAGCGGCTATTAACAGCAGGGATTATACCCCCGAACAAATAGCCGTATGGAATTATAAAGACGAACTTACCTATCAGTTGTGGCAAAATATTTTAGCGGCCAGTTATACAATGGTAGCCGAAAGCGATGGCCAAATTGTAGGCTTTGCCAATATGTTTTTAGAGCAAGGTTATATCGATAGGTTTTATGTGCATAAAAATTATCAGCGCAAAGGGGTAGGGCAGGCTTTACTAGTGGCCTTAGAGGCTCGGGCTAAAGAAGAAAAGCTGGCTAAACTTACCGTAGAGTCTTCTATTACAGCTAAAGATTTTTTTGAACATAACGGTTTTAAACTGGTATTACAGCAGCAAAAAGAGCTAAGCGGGGTTACCTTAACCAATTATGTGATGGAAAAAGTTTTAATAACCGAAAATTAAAAGATAAAAAAGTTTTTCAATCCGATTAAAGATATGCGGTTTTATAGTTATAAATACTTAAACTTAATAGCCGGTAATTTTTTAATTATTAACCATTAGTTATTGATTTTTTAATTAATTAAGCGTTATCTTCTAAGGCGGCTAGGCGTTCTTCGGTATCTTTGGTTTCAAATAAGGTGGCGCTTAATAGGCTGCATTGCTCGTAGGTGGCGACCACTTTTTCCCTAAATTTGCTAATAGCGGCATCTAGTTCGTGCATA is part of the Spirochaetaceae bacterium genome and harbors:
- a CDS encoding GNAT family N-acetyltransferase, whose translation is MLLVRSYREEDLSEILKLHSDTIAAINSRDYTPEQIAVWNYKDELTYQLWQNILAASYTMVAESDGQIVGFANMFLEQGYIDRFYVHKNYQRKGVGQALLVALEARAKEEKLAKLTVESSITAKDFFEHNGFKLVLQQQKELSGVTLTNYVMEKVLITEN